Proteins encoded within one genomic window of Elstera cyanobacteriorum:
- the ddpX gene encoding D-alanyl-D-alanine dipeptidase has product MSLVRITPDLYSVDIALAYATVNNVTGKPIYAQADCYLQTDAAAALRRAVALAAPLGYRFRIFDAFRPPEAQWALWNFAPNSDFVADPRKGSPHSRGVAIDLTLIDGDGRELDMGTPFDDFTEQSHHARTDISPEAQRNRLLLLGLMSAAGWDFYAKEWWHYQLFNARSYPLISDSVLPRRMMPQE; this is encoded by the coding sequence CGTTGGTTCGCATAACGCCCGATCTATACTCCGTAGACATCGCGCTTGCCTATGCCACAGTCAATAATGTGACGGGCAAACCGATTTATGCGCAAGCCGACTGTTACTTGCAGACGGATGCCGCCGCCGCACTTCGCCGCGCCGTCGCCTTGGCCGCGCCGCTGGGCTATCGGTTCCGCATTTTCGATGCCTTCCGCCCGCCCGAAGCGCAATGGGCTTTGTGGAACTTTGCCCCCAATTCCGATTTTGTTGCCGATCCGCGCAAAGGCTCGCCCCACTCGCGCGGCGTTGCCATCGATTTAACGCTGATCGACGGCGACGGGCGGGAACTCGATATGGGCACCCCCTTTGATGATTTTACCGAACAATCCCACCACGCCCGGACCGACATTAGCCCTGAGGCCCAGCGCAACCGGCTGCTGCTGCTCGGCCTGATGTCGGCGGCGGGCTGGGATTTTTATGCGAAGGAGTGGTGGCATTATCAACTGTTCAACGCCCGCAGCTATCCGCTGATCAGCGATAGCGTTCTGCCCCGGCGGATGATGCCCCAGGAATAG